One region of Candidatus Polarisedimenticolia bacterium genomic DNA includes:
- a CDS encoding 2-hydroxyacyl-CoA dehydratase, with translation MAATRPPADVHKDSSQVRQKRMIADHYARLGRAPESGARSVYTFVPGNLTELLLAFDALPVLPEINALQSGMRGKSAEYIAVAEKAGHSEDVCTYVKCDIGMLKSGNVGPTRDRLPPPDLLLLSYTGCFTFMKWFELLREEYRCPVAMLHVPYQGEGRVTDAMRRYVVDQLRDKIIPALEKATGRPYDEDRLRAALALSARAEDDFVWVLQSARNVPSPIDAYFGGVYYIGPIFTSFRGTAEAVDYYRALRAEVEERLRSGRGPVTPDGEVSEERYRVVVEGPPNRTSFREFWKMWRSEPPTRWKWRPTRPR, from the coding sequence ATGGCGGCGACCCGGCCCCCCGCGGACGTGCACAAGGACTCCAGCCAGGTCCGGCAGAAGCGGATGATCGCGGACCATTACGCGCGCCTGGGCCGCGCCCCCGAGAGCGGCGCGCGCTCTGTGTACACCTTCGTCCCGGGCAACCTGACCGAGCTGCTCCTGGCCTTCGACGCGCTGCCGGTCCTTCCCGAGATCAACGCCCTGCAGTCCGGGATGCGCGGCAAGTCGGCGGAGTACATCGCCGTCGCCGAGAAGGCCGGACACTCCGAGGACGTCTGCACCTACGTCAAGTGCGACATCGGCATGCTGAAGTCGGGGAACGTCGGCCCGACGAGGGACAGGCTGCCGCCTCCCGACCTGCTGCTCCTGTCGTACACGGGCTGCTTCACGTTCATGAAGTGGTTCGAGCTGCTGCGCGAGGAATACCGCTGCCCGGTCGCCATGCTGCACGTCCCGTACCAGGGGGAGGGCCGGGTCACCGATGCGATGCGGCGCTACGTCGTGGACCAGCTGCGGGACAAGATCATCCCGGCGCTGGAGAAGGCCACCGGCCGGCCGTACGACGAGGACCGGCTGCGCGCCGCCCTGGCGCTGTCGGCCCGGGCCGAGGACGATTTCGTGTGGGTGCTGCAGTCGGCGCGCAACGTCCCCTCGCCGATCGACGCCTACTTCGGCGGCGTGTACTACATCGGCCCGATCTTCACGTCGTTCCGCGGCACCGCCGAGGCGGTCGACTACTACCGCGCGCTGCGCGCCGAGGTGGAGGAGCGGCTGCGTTCCGGCCGGGGTCCGGTCACGCCCGACGGCGAGGTCTCGGAGGAGCGCTACCGGGTCGTCGTGGAGGGCCCGCCCAACCGGACGAGCTTCCGCGAGTTCTGGAAGATGTGGCGAAGCGAGCCGCCTACCAGGTGGAAATGGCGGCCCACGCGGCCAAGGTGA
- a CDS encoding 2-hydroxyacyl-CoA dehydratase, protein MPRGVLIHGDSHFIVGLGCRPRPGALRASIALYNENRRLVRDLYALRRAEPWKVPTDELYLVLRAGLVLPVGEHTALLRDYHTLAAAASDRRPMDQARVVVTGCFCEQPPLGLLRTLERSGCYIVDDDLIPVHRYLRRDVAEEGDPLEAIVRACLDDVVAGPTRYIGEEAKGKDLVDRVRRSGAEGVVFCAASFCDPALLDQPMIVRAVEASGIPWTAFKYSENSGQFQVIREQAGTFADSIKLWSGA, encoded by the coding sequence GTGCCTCGCGGCGTATTGATTCACGGGGACTCTCACTTCATCGTGGGCCTCGGTTGTCGACCACGGCCCGGCGCTCTGCGCGCCTCGATCGCCCTCTACAACGAGAACCGGAGGCTGGTGCGCGACCTGTACGCGCTGCGCCGGGCCGAGCCCTGGAAGGTGCCGACCGACGAGCTGTACCTCGTGCTGCGCGCCGGCCTGGTGCTGCCCGTCGGGGAGCACACCGCGCTCCTCCGGGACTACCACACTCTGGCCGCGGCGGCCTCGGACCGCCGGCCGATGGACCAGGCACGCGTGGTGGTCACCGGGTGCTTCTGCGAGCAGCCCCCCCTGGGCCTGCTGCGGACTCTCGAGCGCTCCGGCTGCTACATCGTCGACGATGACCTGATTCCGGTCCACCGGTATCTCCGGCGGGACGTGGCCGAGGAGGGGGACCCGCTGGAGGCGATCGTGCGGGCCTGCCTCGACGACGTGGTCGCCGGCCCGACACGCTACATCGGCGAGGAGGCGAAGGGGAAGGATCTCGTCGATCGCGTCCGGCGGAGCGGGGCCGAGGGCGTGGTGTTCTGCGCCGCCAGCTTCTGCGACCCGGCGCTCCTCGACCAGCCGATGATCGTCCGGGCGGTCGAGGCGTCGGGTATCCCGTGGACCGCCTTCAAGTACAGCGAGAACAGCGGCCAGTTCCAGGTGATCCGCGAGCAGGCGGGGACCTTCGCCGACTCGATCAAGCTGTGGAGCGGAGCGTGA
- a CDS encoding M61 family peptidase, which produces MALVAILVAAAPDGLAQTTAPQPAAGLIALAVDATEAPRHLFHVHETIPAAPGGLTLVYPKWIPGEHGPTGPVADVVGMRFSAGGRPLAWKRDVADMYLLHVEVPADAGGSVSADLDFVTPAEAAGFTSGSSATARLAMVSWNQVLLYPAGPKSDDIRFQAELRLPAGWLYGTALETESGPPVGGPAPGAPVPTSPGDHAVPVTVRFKPVSLTTLVDSPVLSGAHFRTLALSRPGDPRPAFLDMAADSEAALAAKPEVLDAFRRLVAEALTLYGARHYDRYRFLVTLSDHTAHFGLEHHESSDDRVHERTLVDDDLRLLHADLLAHEMTHSWNGKHRRPAGLATPDYRQPMDGSMLWVYEGLTNYLGYVLGARAGLMTPEQARDHLASIAATLDNRPGRAWRPVEDTGTAAQILYGASDAWENRRRSTDFYEEGTLIWLEADTLIRQKTRGGKSLDDFCKLFLGGTDSSPAVRTYTADDVYAALNQVTGHDWKGFFNERVLEIRPRAPLGGVEASGWRLAWSEEKGPRLKAQENADSYDLTDERFSLGIQVRKDGSLVDVLGGTPADRAGLAPGMRLVAVNGRRYSREVLEDALRLGKGRAQPVEILAENAEFFRTYKLDWTGGLRFPKLERTPAKPDLLGEILRPHAAAGK; this is translated from the coding sequence GTGGCGCTGGTCGCAATCCTCGTGGCCGCGGCTCCGGACGGATTGGCGCAGACGACGGCACCGCAGCCCGCCGCGGGCCTCATCGCGCTCGCGGTGGATGCCACCGAGGCGCCGCGCCACCTGTTCCACGTCCACGAGACGATTCCGGCCGCGCCCGGGGGCCTGACCCTCGTCTATCCCAAGTGGATCCCGGGAGAGCACGGCCCGACCGGCCCCGTGGCCGACGTCGTCGGCATGCGCTTCAGCGCCGGCGGGCGGCCGCTCGCCTGGAAGCGCGACGTGGCCGACATGTACCTTCTGCACGTGGAAGTGCCTGCGGACGCGGGCGGTTCGGTCAGCGCCGATCTCGACTTCGTCACCCCGGCGGAGGCGGCCGGATTCACATCCGGATCCTCCGCGACGGCCCGGCTGGCGATGGTGTCGTGGAATCAGGTCCTCCTGTACCCGGCCGGACCGAAGAGCGACGACATCCGCTTCCAGGCCGAGCTGAGGCTGCCGGCCGGCTGGCTCTACGGGACGGCACTCGAAACCGAGTCCGGCCCGCCGGTCGGCGGCCCCGCGCCGGGCGCGCCGGTGCCGACGTCTCCGGGTGACCACGCCGTGCCCGTAACGGTCCGCTTCAAGCCGGTCAGCCTGACGACGCTGGTCGATTCGCCGGTCCTGTCCGGGGCGCACTTCCGCACCCTGGCGCTGTCGCGGCCCGGCGATCCGCGGCCGGCCTTCCTGGACATGGCGGCCGACAGCGAGGCCGCCCTGGCGGCGAAGCCGGAGGTCCTCGATGCCTTCCGGCGCCTGGTCGCCGAGGCGCTCACGCTTTACGGCGCGCGTCACTACGACCGGTATCGTTTCCTGGTGACCCTCAGCGATCACACGGCCCACTTCGGTCTCGAGCACCACGAGTCGAGCGACGACCGGGTGCACGAACGCACTCTCGTGGACGACGACCTGAGGCTCCTGCACGCCGACCTCCTGGCGCACGAGATGACCCACTCATGGAACGGCAAGCATCGCCGCCCGGCGGGTCTCGCGACGCCCGACTACCGTCAGCCGATGGACGGCAGCATGCTCTGGGTGTACGAGGGGTTGACCAACTATCTCGGCTACGTCCTCGGGGCTCGGGCCGGCCTGATGACCCCCGAGCAGGCGCGCGATCACCTCGCGTCGATTGCCGCGACGCTCGACAACCGCCCCGGCCGCGCCTGGCGTCCGGTGGAAGACACCGGCACCGCGGCGCAGATTCTCTACGGAGCCTCGGACGCCTGGGAGAACCGGCGCCGCAGCACCGACTTCTACGAGGAGGGGACGTTGATCTGGCTCGAGGCCGACACCCTCATCCGCCAGAAAACCCGCGGCGGCAAGTCGCTCGACGATTTCTGCAAGCTCTTCCTCGGCGGGACCGACTCGTCGCCGGCGGTGAGGACCTACACCGCGGACGACGTCTACGCGGCCTTGAACCAGGTCACCGGGCACGACTGGAAGGGGTTCTTCAACGAGCGCGTCCTGGAGATCCGCCCGCGCGCTCCGCTCGGCGGCGTCGAGGCCTCCGGGTGGCGGCTCGCCTGGAGCGAGGAGAAGGGTCCCCGCCTTAAGGCGCAGGAGAACGCGGACTCCTACGACCTCACCGACGAGCGCTTCTCGCTCGGCATCCAGGTGCGCAAGGACGGCTCTCTCGTGGACGTCCTCGGTGGCACGCCGGCCGACCGCGCCGGTCTCGCCCCGGGGATGAGGCTCGTCGCCGTCAACGGCCGCCGCTACTCGCGCGAGGTCCTCGAGGACGCGCTGCGCCTCGGGAAGGGGCGCGCGCAGCCGGTCGAGATCCTGGCCGAGAACGCCGAGTTCTTCCGGACCTACAAGCTCGACTGGACCGGGGGGCTGCGCTTCCCGAAGCTCGAGCGCACCCCGGCGAAGCCGGACCTGCTCGGGGAGATCCTGCGGCCGCATGCGGCGGCCGGGAAATAA
- a CDS encoding sigma-70 family RNA polymerase sigma factor: protein MQPESSHRTAHKSRTPPPIGPDREATENALQQGWPSFLDLLDSDPERAWTEFYEFARKALSIMHILRTFGPDAMWDWIHDINIHCCRDDFKKLRTYRPREKKTFAGWLHTVALHYLIDQGAYYPPATEEPDENLPVPGPPAMERQIYRDLLERVQRRLAQMDEKCRRLLKLASEGRKPLEITKILNLPEKKNKEISERIINCRSRLARALRRDGIDLKTVFT, encoded by the coding sequence ATGCAGCCGGAATCGTCGCATCGGACGGCCCACAAGTCACGAACCCCGCCGCCGATCGGCCCGGATCGCGAGGCGACGGAGAACGCTCTTCAACAGGGCTGGCCTTCCTTCCTGGATCTCCTGGACTCCGATCCGGAGAGGGCCTGGACCGAGTTCTACGAATTCGCGCGCAAGGCCCTCTCGATCATGCATATCCTTCGAACGTTCGGTCCCGACGCGATGTGGGACTGGATCCACGATATCAACATTCATTGCTGCCGCGACGATTTCAAGAAGCTTCGAACGTATCGGCCTCGCGAAAAGAAAACGTTCGCAGGATGGCTCCATACCGTCGCGCTCCACTATCTCATCGACCAGGGCGCGTATTACCCGCCGGCAACCGAGGAGCCAGATGAGAATCTTCCGGTTCCGGGGCCGCCCGCCATGGAGCGGCAGATTTACCGCGACCTCTTGGAGCGAGTGCAACGCCGGCTCGCGCAGATGGACGAGAAGTGTCGGCGGCTGCTCAAGCTCGCCAGCGAAGGCCGCAAACCCCTTGAAATCACGAAAATCCTCAATCTCCCCGAGAAGAAGAACAAGGAAATCTCCGAGCGGATCATCAACTGCCGTTCCCGATTGGCACGGGCACTCCGGAGAGATGGTATCGATCTGAAGACTGTGTTCACCTGA
- a CDS encoding DUF1800 domain-containing protein, whose protein sequence is MQRPVPHSSGILFLAILVILVIPGSVRAAPPAEVAGPDIDQASNLTWSATAGADDYNVYRGLTSWLALGEGAQCHGDEIAGTAFASPAQPPSGQAYFYLVTAESNLDGEGTAGTSSTGTPRVLRGLCDPVMRGHILDRTGYGWDEWSRDRITALGVQGYIDEQLNPATIDESSNTELSSRTALLVPPDTVQELGGLDVVNAVYARRQLEQQATMFWDNHFNTDWRESSGFFGFYAACPDTQNLQATKLHYDLQNELRDLAFNGNFREILEAMALSPAMMIYLNTNTNVKAQPNENFGRELLELHSMSVDGGYTQQDIVELARVFTGWNVCKKTDATAADPLAACLVISAATYCTPSEPVGQWVRNFRTTQHDTGQKVLFLGTPYQVTIPSTAANPANGINDVGLALDAILAHPSTPRYIARKLLQRFVDENPTQAMIDSVVAEWNDAGNPHGKGDLREVLRAVLAQARLRDPGAVGNKIKTPFEHVVSALRAVRGRTDGPTVFRGYLQRMQEQFHLNSIPTGYSELGNDWIDTNNLLDRQNFGYDMAIRTGAAFGADVIGLLNANGVSTAAVPNNAAAIVDFYNGVLFGGALTTAERQAAINYLNTDDNGVTMNYTDARIRETVGFLLGYAQFLEQ, encoded by the coding sequence ATGCAGAGGCCCGTTCCCCATTCCTCCGGCATCCTGTTCCTGGCCATCCTCGTGATCCTGGTGATCCCGGGGAGCGTTCGCGCCGCCCCCCCGGCCGAGGTGGCCGGTCCCGACATCGACCAGGCATCGAACCTGACCTGGTCCGCGACGGCCGGGGCCGACGACTACAACGTCTACCGGGGCCTGACCTCGTGGCTGGCCCTCGGAGAGGGGGCGCAGTGCCACGGCGACGAGATTGCCGGGACGGCGTTCGCGAGCCCGGCCCAGCCACCGTCGGGGCAGGCCTATTTCTACCTGGTCACCGCCGAGTCGAACCTGGACGGCGAGGGGACGGCCGGCACCTCGTCGACGGGGACGCCGCGGGTGCTGCGGGGGCTCTGCGATCCGGTCATGCGCGGCCACATCCTCGATCGGACCGGCTACGGCTGGGACGAATGGTCGCGCGACCGGATCACGGCGCTCGGCGTGCAGGGGTACATCGACGAGCAGCTGAATCCTGCCACGATCGACGAGTCGAGCAACACCGAGCTGAGCTCGCGCACCGCGCTGCTGGTTCCGCCCGACACCGTGCAGGAGCTGGGCGGCCTCGACGTGGTGAACGCCGTCTACGCCCGGCGGCAGCTCGAGCAGCAGGCCACGATGTTCTGGGACAACCACTTCAACACCGACTGGCGGGAGAGCAGCGGCTTCTTCGGATTCTACGCCGCCTGCCCGGACACTCAGAACCTCCAGGCGACCAAGCTGCACTACGACCTCCAGAACGAGCTGCGCGACCTGGCGTTCAACGGCAACTTCCGGGAGATCCTCGAGGCGATGGCGCTCAGCCCCGCGATGATGATCTACCTGAACACCAACACGAACGTGAAGGCCCAGCCGAACGAAAACTTCGGACGCGAGCTCCTGGAGCTGCATTCGATGAGCGTGGACGGCGGGTACACGCAGCAGGACATCGTCGAGCTGGCCCGGGTCTTCACCGGCTGGAACGTCTGCAAGAAGACCGACGCCACGGCCGCCGATCCCCTCGCCGCCTGCCTGGTGATCTCCGCGGCCACGTACTGCACCCCCTCCGAGCCCGTGGGACAGTGGGTGCGAAACTTCCGGACCACCCAGCACGACACCGGCCAGAAAGTGCTGTTCCTGGGGACCCCCTACCAGGTGACCATCCCGAGCACGGCCGCCAACCCGGCCAACGGCATCAACGACGTGGGCCTCGCCCTCGACGCGATTCTCGCCCACCCGTCGACGCCGCGTTACATCGCGAGGAAACTGCTGCAGCGCTTCGTGGACGAGAATCCGACCCAGGCCATGATCGACAGCGTCGTCGCCGAATGGAACGACGCGGGCAACCCGCACGGCAAGGGCGATCTGCGCGAGGTTCTGCGGGCGGTCCTCGCCCAGGCGCGTCTGCGCGATCCGGGCGCCGTGGGCAACAAGATCAAGACGCCCTTCGAGCATGTCGTGAGCGCCCTGCGGGCGGTGCGCGGCAGGACCGACGGCCCGACCGTGTTCCGCGGCTACCTGCAGCGGATGCAGGAGCAATTCCACCTGAACTCGATCCCGACCGGCTACTCCGAGCTTGGCAACGACTGGATCGACACGAACAACCTCCTCGATCGGCAGAACTTCGGCTACGACATGGCGATTCGCACGGGCGCGGCCTTCGGAGCCGACGTCATCGGGCTGCTCAATGCCAACGGGGTCTCGACGGCGGCGGTGCCGAACAACGCGGCCGCCATCGTCGATTTCTACAACGGCGTGCTGTTCGGCGGC